In one window of Thalassophryne amazonica chromosome 9, fThaAma1.1, whole genome shotgun sequence DNA:
- the LOC117516479 gene encoding olfactory receptor 52N5-like, translating into MMENYTYNSLVLQLERLNISEDYVHAVFVVVFFTYMFIMVANAGITLLIFINKNLHQPMFLLYCNLSLNDILGNCVVIPRFLSDMLMSTSERFINFHECVVQAFITMLYGTASHTVLMIMAFDRYVAICNPLHYTTIMTSEMVWKLSLSAWGVGFVVVGILIGLSVRLNRCRTLITNLFCDNASLFRLSCDSVFINNVYGLTFTAISLTSSICSIFLTYTKITVICLTSKNKSLNKKALKTCSTHLTVYLIMIVCGFTIIILNRFPQYSYYRKFFAIIIRLIPGSLNPIIYGIQSAEIRKSLSQLLRT; encoded by the coding sequence ATGATGGAAAACTACACCTACAACAGTTTGGTGCTCCAGCTGGAGAGACTAAATATCTCTGAGGATTACGTTCATGCCGTCTTTGTCGTCGTCTTTTTCACCTACATGTTTATTATGGTGGCAAACGCAGGCATCACACTTCTGATTTTTATCAATAAGAACCTTCACCAGCCCATGTTTCTGCTTTACTGTAACCTGTCACTTAACGACATCCTGGGAAACTGTGTTGTGATACCACGTTTCCTCTCAGACATGTTGATGTCCACATCTGAACGCTTTATTAATTTTCACGAGTGTGTTGTACAAGCATTCATCACAATGTTATACGGAACTGCTTCTCACACTGTGCTCATGATTATGGCTTTTGACAGATACGTGGCCATCTGTAATCCTCTTCACTACACCACCATCATGACCAGTGAGATGGTGTGGAAGCTGTCGCTCTCTGCCTGGGGAGTGGGTTTTGTTGTGGTCGGGATTCTGATCGGTCTGTCCGTCCGACTCAACAGATGCAGGACTCTGATCACAAATCTTTTCTGTGACAACGCCTCACTGTTCAGACTATCCTGTGACAGTGTCTTCATCAATAATGTCTACGGTCTCACCTTCACTGCCATCTCACTTACATCTTCTATCTGCAGCATCTTTCTCACGTACACTAAGATTACAGTCATCTGTctgaccagtaagaacaaatctcTGAACAAGAAGGCCTTAAAGACCTGCAGCACTCATCTCACCGTCTATCTGATCATGATAGTTTGTGGATTTACCATCATTATTCTGAATCGGTTCCCACAGTACTCGTATTACAGGAAATTCTTTGCTATTATAATTCGTCTGATTCCAGGTAGTCTCAACCCCATTATTTATGGAatacaatcagcagaaattcgcAAATCCTTGTCACAATTATTGAGAACTTAA
- the LOC117516480 gene encoding olfactory receptor 52N5-like, producing MMENSTYSLTLQLERLNISEDYVHAVFVVIFFTYMFIMVANAGITLLIFINKNLHQPMFLLYCNLSLNDILANCAVIPRFLSDMLMSTSERIINYNECVVQAFVVHLYGTASHTVLMIMAFDRYVAICNPLHYTTIMTSKMVWKLSLSAWGVGFVLVGILIGLSVRLNRCRTLITNLYCDNASLFKLSCDSVFINNVYGLTFTVVLLTSSISSIVLTYTKITVVCLTSKNKSLNKKALKTCSTHLTVYLILIVCGFTIIILHRFPQFSSYRKVFAILFYLIPGSLNPIIYGIQSSEIHKSFSKLFRI from the coding sequence ATGATGGAAAACTCCACATACAGTTTGACGCTACAGCTGGAGAGACTAAATATCTCTGAGGATTACGTTCATGCCGTCTTTGTTGTCATCTTTTTCACCTACATGTTTATTATGGTGGCAAATGCAGGCATCACACTTCTGATTTTTATCAATAAGAACCTACACCAGCCCATGTTTCTGCTTTACTGTAACCTGTCACTTAACGACATCCTGGCAAACTGTGCTGTGATACCACGTTTCCTCTCAGACATGTTGATGTCCACATCTGAACGCATCATTAATTATAACGAGTGTGTTGTTCAAGCATTCGTTGTACACTTATATGGAACTGCTTCTCACACTGTGCTCATGATTATGGCTTTTGACAGATACGTGGCCATCTGTAATCCTCTTCACTACACCACCATCATGACCAGTAAGATGGTGTGGAAGCTGTCGCTCTCTGCCTGGGGAGTGGGTTTTGTTCTGGTCGGGATTCTGATCGGTCTGTCCGTCCGACTCAACAGATGCAGGACTCTGATCACAAATCTTTACTGTGACAACGCCTCACTGTTCAAACTATCCTGTGACAGTGTCTTCATCAATAATGTCTACGGTCTCACCTTCACTGTGGTCTTACTTACATCTTCTATCAGCAGCATCGTTCTCACGTACACTAAGATTACAGTCGTCTGTctgaccagtaagaacaaatctcTGAACAAGAAGGCCTTAAAGACCTGCAGCACTCATCTCACCGTCTATCTGATCTTGATAGTTTGTGGATTTACCATCATTATTCTACATCGCTTCCCACAGTTCTCTTCTTACAGgaaagtctttgccattctgttttATCTGATTCCTGGTAGCCTCAATCCCATTATTTATGGAATACAATCTTCAGAAATCCACAAATCCTTCTCAAAATTATTCAGAATTTGa